The Candidatus Polarisedimenticolia bacterium genome window below encodes:
- the mutS gene encoding DNA mismatch repair protein MutS, which yields MDELTPMLRQYHRLKKAHQDAILMFRMGDFYEMFFDDAVAASRDLDITLTARGKGTPNAAPMCGVPYHAVDGYVARLIRKGHKVALCDQTEDPAKARGLVQREVIRVVTPGTFADPEQLAGGDHNFLASLFPDRQGIGAAYLDLSTGDLTLAQVEGDRWDELWDQIELFAPREILVPRDSRAADRIPADLRSRVLVNAVEDWAFSRESSVRALLELTGAASLSGFGVEDRILAVCAAGGAVHYLRQTQRSDLKHLHRISLYTPADRLILDATTRRNLEITDNLLEAKRAGSLLDLLDQTCTPMGSRALKDLLLRPFGRREDVEPRLDAVEAWTRNGEARGRLRRDLARVRDLERLLSRVTLKTASPREYLALKDSLAALPEVKQALRALPEPPALLRDLEGRIDPLTDVAVLVASAIADDPPALMRDGGYLKDGFHPELDRLRSIRRDGKGFLAALEARERARTGIASLKVRYNRVFGYYLEVSKASLGSVPADYQRKQTLVGAERFITPELKSYEEQVVSAQELIEELESRLLEGVRDQVAREAVRIKATAVALAETDLLAGLAEVAVRHGYSRPVLRDGGPIRIREGRHPVVERLSSDQRFIPNDTDLDDENRQLLIITGPNMGGKSTYLRQVALIVLMAQAGSFVPASEAEIGMVDRIFCRVGASDNLARGQSTFMVEMQETANILHHATSRSLVILDEIGRGTATFDGLSLAWAVAEYLHDEERARAKTLFATHYHELTELALTLPRVHNCHIAAREWNDEIRFLYRVLEGSADRSYGIQVARLAGLPAKVLKRAREVLNNLEVHELDREGVPRPAGEGTSPIGEARQIMLFAKPDDPIREALRSCQLEEVTPLQALNLLAELKRKAEESKS from the coding sequence CTGGATGAATTGACCCCGATGCTGCGCCAGTACCACCGGCTCAAGAAGGCCCATCAGGACGCCATCCTGATGTTCCGGATGGGTGATTTCTACGAGATGTTCTTCGACGACGCGGTGGCGGCTTCGCGGGATCTCGACATCACGCTCACGGCCCGCGGGAAGGGGACGCCGAACGCCGCCCCGATGTGCGGGGTTCCCTATCATGCCGTCGACGGTTACGTGGCCCGGCTGATCCGCAAGGGGCACAAGGTCGCCCTGTGCGATCAGACCGAGGACCCCGCGAAAGCCCGGGGGCTGGTGCAGCGCGAAGTGATCCGCGTCGTGACGCCGGGCACCTTCGCCGATCCCGAGCAGCTCGCCGGCGGCGATCACAACTTCCTGGCCAGCCTCTTTCCCGATCGGCAGGGGATCGGCGCCGCCTACCTCGATCTCTCGACCGGGGACCTCACCCTCGCCCAGGTCGAGGGGGACCGTTGGGACGAGCTGTGGGACCAGATCGAGCTCTTCGCCCCGCGGGAGATCCTGGTGCCCCGGGATTCCCGCGCCGCCGACCGGATCCCTGCCGATCTCCGGTCCCGCGTCCTGGTGAATGCGGTGGAGGACTGGGCCTTCTCGAGGGAATCGTCGGTCCGCGCCCTGCTCGAGCTCACCGGGGCGGCGTCGCTCTCGGGGTTCGGGGTGGAGGATCGGATCCTGGCGGTCTGCGCCGCCGGCGGGGCGGTTCACTATCTGCGTCAGACGCAGCGCTCGGACCTGAAGCACCTCCATCGAATCTCCCTCTACACTCCCGCGGATCGCCTGATTCTCGACGCCACGACGCGCCGCAACCTCGAGATCACCGACAACCTGCTCGAGGCGAAGCGGGCCGGCTCCCTGCTGGATCTGCTGGACCAGACCTGCACGCCGATGGGATCCCGGGCGCTCAAGGATCTCCTGCTGCGGCCGTTCGGGCGCCGGGAGGACGTCGAGCCGCGCCTCGACGCGGTTGAGGCGTGGACCCGAAACGGCGAAGCCAGGGGCCGCCTGCGGCGCGATCTCGCCCGAGTCAGGGATCTCGAGCGGCTTCTCTCGCGCGTGACCCTCAAGACCGCTTCGCCCCGCGAATACCTGGCCCTGAAGGACTCTCTGGCGGCCCTGCCGGAGGTCAAGCAGGCGCTGCGCGCCTTGCCAGAGCCCCCGGCGCTGCTTCGCGATCTGGAGGGGCGGATCGATCCGCTCACGGACGTCGCCGTTCTCGTCGCCTCCGCGATCGCGGACGATCCCCCGGCGTTGATGCGGGACGGCGGCTACCTCAAGGACGGGTTCCATCCCGAGCTGGATCGCCTCCGGTCGATCCGCCGCGACGGGAAGGGCTTTCTCGCGGCTCTCGAGGCCCGCGAGCGCGCCCGCACCGGGATCGCCTCCCTCAAGGTCCGCTACAACAGGGTCTTCGGCTATTACCTGGAGGTCTCGAAGGCTTCTCTCGGCTCCGTCCCCGCGGATTACCAGCGCAAGCAGACGCTCGTGGGGGCGGAGCGCTTCATCACGCCCGAGCTGAAATCGTATGAAGAGCAGGTGGTCTCGGCGCAGGAGCTGATCGAGGAGCTGGAAAGCCGGCTTCTGGAAGGAGTGCGCGACCAGGTGGCGCGGGAGGCGGTCCGGATCAAGGCCACGGCCGTGGCGCTGGCGGAGACCGACCTCCTCGCCGGCCTCGCCGAGGTCGCCGTCCGGCACGGCTATTCGCGGCCGGTCCTGCGGGACGGCGGCCCGATCCGCATCCGGGAGGGCCGGCATCCGGTCGTCGAGCGCTTGAGCTCCGATCAGCGCTTCATCCCGAACGACACCGATCTCGACGACGAGAACCGCCAGCTCCTGATCATCACCGGCCCGAACATGGGCGGGAAGTCCACCTACCTGCGGCAGGTGGCGCTCATCGTCCTCATGGCGCAGGCCGGCTCGTTCGTGCCGGCCTCGGAGGCGGAAATCGGCATGGTCGATCGGATCTTCTGCCGGGTGGGGGCCTCCGACAATCTGGCGCGAGGCCAGAGCACCTTCATGGTGGAGATGCAGGAGACGGCCAACATTCTCCACCACGCCACCTCCCGCAGCCTCGTGATCCTGGACGAGATCGGGCGCGGCACCGCGACGTTCGACGGCCTGTCGCTGGCCTGGGCGGTCGCGGAGTATCTCCACGACGAGGAACGGGCGCGCGCCAAGACGCTGTTCGCCACCCATTACCACGAGCTGACGGAGCTGGCGCTGACGCTGCCACGGGTCCACAACTGCCACATCGCCGCCCGCGAATGGAACGACGAGATCCGTTTTCTCTACCGCGTCCTCGAAGGGAGCGCCGATCGCTCCTACGGCATCCAGGTGGCCCGCCTCGCTGGCCTGCCGGCGAAGGTGCTCAAGCGTGCCCGGGAGGTCCTCAACAACCTGGAGGTCCACGAGCTCGATCGAGAGGGGGTACCGAGGCCGGCCGGGGAAGGGACCTCCCCGATCGGGGAGGCACGCCAGATCATGCTCTTCGCGAAGCCGGACGACCCGATTCGCGAAGCCTTGAGATCCTGCCAGTTGGAAGAGGTGACGCCGCTCCAGGCGTTGAACCTGCTGGCGGAGCTGAAGCGTAAGGCGGAGGAGTCTAAAAGCTGA
- a CDS encoding GDSL-type esterase/lipase family protein, translating to MTKRWKAMLVRPALLAAGTAVALLAGEAVLRVAGFEYQPLPKLQFGWPDPATMANLYVPDPDLLWVPRDYSRVVESARRKRPAIAFLGDSCTEFGGYPKWTLEILSSRRPELATGVKMGVGGWTTEQGLAQLRRDVLPWRPRVVTIYFGWNDHWIALGPPDAEIHRARLLRRLSKRSRLAQLLVKAWMAFSSRGEEHPNRVDLPRYVANLESMVRLSREAGTQPILITAPSGHRPGFEPRYLAERHLRKLSDLVPLHQSYVEATRRVARQAGATLCDVAWAFRLLPPPAERYFLEDGIHLSPEGNREAARILAGCIESASLPAPGTP from the coding sequence GTGACGAAGCGCTGGAAGGCGATGCTCGTTCGGCCGGCGCTGCTCGCGGCCGGAACGGCGGTGGCGCTCCTCGCCGGCGAGGCCGTTCTCCGGGTCGCCGGCTTCGAGTACCAGCCGCTGCCGAAACTCCAATTCGGCTGGCCCGACCCCGCCACGATGGCCAACCTGTACGTCCCGGATCCCGATCTTCTCTGGGTGCCTCGCGACTACTCCCGCGTGGTCGAGTCGGCGCGCCGGAAACGGCCCGCGATCGCCTTCCTGGGCGACTCGTGCACCGAGTTCGGCGGCTACCCGAAGTGGACATTGGAAATCCTCTCCTCCCGGCGCCCCGAGCTCGCGACCGGCGTCAAAATGGGAGTCGGAGGCTGGACGACCGAACAGGGACTGGCGCAGCTCCGGCGGGACGTCCTCCCCTGGCGCCCCCGGGTCGTGACGATCTACTTCGGATGGAACGACCATTGGATTGCGCTCGGGCCCCCCGACGCGGAGATTCACCGCGCCCGGCTGCTCCGGCGTCTCTCCAAGCGTTCGCGCCTCGCCCAGCTGCTCGTCAAGGCCTGGATGGCGTTTTCATCGCGTGGAGAGGAGCATCCCAACCGGGTCGATCTGCCGCGCTACGTCGCCAATCTCGAATCGATGGTCCGTCTCTCCCGGGAGGCGGGGACCCAGCCGATCCTGATCACCGCTCCCTCGGGCCATCGCCCCGGCTTCGAGCCACGCTATCTCGCCGAGCGGCACCTCCGGAAGCTCTCCGACCTCGTCCCGCTGCATCAGAGCTACGTCGAGGCGACCCGCCGGGTGGCGCGCCAAGCGGGCGCGACCCTTTGCGACGTGGCCTGGGCGTTTCGCCTTCTTCCGCCCCCGGCGGAGCGCTACTTTCTGGAGGACGGCATCCATCTCAGCCCGGAGGGAAACCGGGAGGCGGCCCGGATCCTGGCGGGATGCATCGAGTCGGCGAGCCTTCCGGCGCCGGGAACACCCTGA
- a CDS encoding DUF4382 domain-containing protein translates to MLAIDSQKVDVPIHFSVAAGGQTAVTLDFDAGASVQVKETANGTLILRPW, encoded by the coding sequence GTGCTAGCAATCGATTCGCAGAAAGTCGACGTCCCGATCCATTTCAGCGTCGCGGCGGGGGGACAGACCGCGGTGACGCTCGACTTCGACGCCGGGGCTTCGGTCCAGGTCAAGGAGACGGCGAATGGAACGCTGATCCTCAGGCCCTGGTGA
- a CDS encoding cysteine dioxygenase family protein has translation MTGEVKAAAALRRFIGELRDCLGSGVPLDAQIASVKESLARLLAQPGWLPEPARAPDRDGYARHLLYREAGDGFVLVAMVWGPGQATAIHDHAGVWCVEGVYEGLVEVTRYELREESGDRVRMTPGEVIHAGVGSCGVLIPPVEHHQIANATRDVAISLHVYGRNLETCHVFQPLGGDFYRRGIRSLSYHSLIPLSL, from the coding sequence ATGACCGGCGAAGTGAAGGCTGCCGCCGCGCTCCGGCGGTTCATCGGCGAGCTGCGGGACTGTCTCGGATCCGGCGTCCCGCTCGATGCGCAGATCGCGTCGGTGAAGGAGAGCCTGGCGCGCCTTCTCGCGCAGCCCGGCTGGCTCCCTGAGCCGGCGCGCGCCCCCGATCGGGACGGCTACGCGCGCCACCTCCTCTACCGCGAGGCCGGCGACGGCTTCGTGCTGGTCGCCATGGTGTGGGGACCCGGGCAGGCGACGGCGATTCACGACCATGCCGGGGTCTGGTGCGTGGAGGGAGTCTATGAAGGGCTCGTCGAGGTCACCCGCTACGAGCTGCGGGAGGAATCGGGGGATCGGGTTCGCATGACGCCCGGGGAGGTGATTCACGCCGGGGTGGGTTCGTGCGGCGTCCTCATTCCGCCGGTCGAGCATCATCAAATCGCCAACGCGACGCGCGACGTAGCCATCAGCCTTCACGTCTATGGCAGGAACCTGGAGACCTGCCACGTCTTCCAGCCGCTGGGCGGCGATTTCTACCGGCGGGGGATCCGGAGCCTGTCCTACCACAGCCTGATTCCGCTTTCTCTTTGA
- a CDS encoding tetratricopeptide repeat protein has translation MKSASCVLLCMILACLAGCRPQRHDPRVAEARRALDAGNAGSALEMLRGLTREGRESGEIHDLIGLSLRSLGKDDEAEKEFLETLKRFPGEPGPYDHLASLYFQKGRSAEAIRLWTDAARRFPSYAPAPYNLGSTLLAGGRPKEAVDWFERALAVDPDLTAARINLGAALLTLGQAARAEEALRQAARRAPSDPEVAFNLGALYTSVRKTGEAIRELRRALDLRSDFPEARERLGTAYFYAGQPQEALREFREALRLRPDFADAHFGLAVLLTEDGHEGEAIREYEKVLEIQPLHPGATTNLTLLYARTALPLARAANRVAALELFRRAILRRDWQGAWQLISKRSRAFYLDDPERFRTAFLRGFADPKVIARAQSASFFLQYLEPPHVDPGSGLPYDPARLGAILDPASGEWKVDFWVVEALPAPDLYP, from the coding sequence GTGAAATCTGCCTCCTGCGTCCTCCTCTGCATGATCCTGGCGTGCCTCGCGGGCTGCCGTCCGCAGCGCCACGACCCGCGGGTCGCCGAAGCCCGCCGCGCCCTCGACGCGGGCAACGCTGGCTCGGCGCTGGAGATGCTGCGCGGCCTGACCCGCGAGGGCCGGGAGTCGGGCGAGATCCACGATCTGATCGGCCTATCGCTGCGATCCTTGGGAAAGGACGACGAAGCGGAGAAGGAGTTCCTCGAAACCCTCAAGAGATTTCCCGGCGAGCCGGGGCCCTACGATCATCTGGCGTCGCTCTATTTCCAAAAAGGAAGATCGGCGGAGGCGATCCGTCTTTGGACCGATGCCGCGCGGCGCTTCCCCTCCTACGCGCCGGCGCCTTACAACCTCGGAAGCACCCTGCTCGCCGGAGGGCGTCCGAAAGAAGCGGTCGATTGGTTCGAGCGCGCTCTTGCCGTCGATCCCGATCTCACCGCGGCCCGCATCAATCTCGGCGCGGCCCTCCTCACCCTCGGCCAGGCGGCGCGCGCCGAAGAAGCCCTCCGGCAAGCGGCCCGGCGCGCCCCGTCCGATCCCGAGGTCGCGTTCAATCTCGGGGCGCTCTACACGTCGGTCCGCAAGACCGGCGAGGCGATCCGCGAGTTGCGCCGCGCGCTCGACTTGAGGAGCGATTTCCCGGAAGCCAGGGAGCGCCTGGGGACAGCCTATTTCTACGCCGGCCAGCCGCAGGAGGCGCTGCGGGAGTTCCGGGAGGCCCTGCGGCTTCGCCCCGATTTCGCCGACGCCCATTTCGGCTTGGCGGTCCTGCTGACCGAGGATGGGCACGAGGGCGAGGCGATTCGCGAGTACGAAAAGGTCCTGGAGATCCAGCCCTTGCACCCGGGGGCCACGACGAATCTCACCCTGCTCTACGCCCGCACCGCCTTGCCGCTCGCGCGCGCCGCCAATCGCGTCGCCGCGCTGGAGCTGTTCCGGCGGGCCATCCTCCGCCGGGACTGGCAGGGCGCATGGCAGCTCATCTCGAAGAGGTCCAGGGCGTTTTACCTGGACGATCCGGAGCGTTTCCGCACCGCCTTCCTTCGGGGGTTCGCCGATCCCAAGGTCATCGCCCGCGCGCAATCCGCCTCGTTCTTCCTTCAATACCTGGAGCCGCCGCACGTCGATCCCGGCTCGGGCCTCCCGTACGATCCGGCCCGCCTGGGCGCCATCCTCGATCCCGCCTCCGGCGAGTGGAAGGTCGATTTCTGGGTCGTGGAGGCTCTCCCCGCCCCCGATCTCTATCCGTGA
- a CDS encoding STAS domain-containing protein gives MKTKVRNIGKVAVLDLSGKITIGEGDVLLREEVNKLLESDRKSILLNLDKVTYMDSAGIGELVACFKRASEAGAKLKLLNPSGRVSDLLSLTKLQQVFEIFAHEKEALVSF, from the coding sequence ATGAAGACGAAGGTTCGAAACATCGGCAAGGTGGCGGTTCTGGATCTTTCGGGGAAGATCACCATCGGCGAGGGAGATGTGCTCCTCCGCGAAGAGGTCAACAAGCTCCTGGAGTCGGATCGCAAGAGCATCCTGCTGAACCTGGACAAGGTGACGTACATGGATTCCGCCGGAATCGGCGAGTTGGTGGCGTGCTTCAAGCGAGCCAGTGAAGCGGGGGCCAAGCTGAAGCTTTTGAATCCGTCGGGACGGGTCTCCGACCTCCTCTCCTTGACGAAGCTCCAGCAGGTTTTCGAGATATTCGCCCACGAGAAGGAAGCCCTGGTCAGCTTTTAG
- a CDS encoding glycosyltransferase family 39 protein yields MGEDLPTKPTPGTDRLLPALLGAGLLLRLLIAWAPFSYLAARGPLIDDAFYSLGIARNLAGGHGLTADGVHQTSGFQPLYTFLLVPFYLLSKSDPILPMRSALTLLALAGTATGWFLFRITRRLAGAGAALFSLALWSFSPYFLTQGMNGLETGLFGLFFAAALDLHLGAARNPASARPLVLLGVVLAGLVLARVDGIILAVVLLLDLLREGSSFRRRFARAATVLSITSLLALPYFVFLRARFGSFLPESGAATRFISLCYGTLFVANPQVLSYFPPDQAPWSYYAASLGKAAGTLASEPLLFPASLPVALLGPISETWPAAVGAAGFLALLANLLLIFLGARSTPLESPLREYGRIALPTTLLWIPAYAFVALGQWWFSRYFFPLFLLMLPLSGLAFRRIGERLTLFRGMRPASYAALAFGLQLLLFAWQVPGALFTHRPNLNVSSFLRMRSILDEAIPPEATAGAFQSGTLSYFSDRTVINLDGVVNGAALRALEEKRMAEYVRGAGIQAVIDYPLILQALLVRRSPAGEARRLGEVRQVGPFYLVRIASPGRSAPAPPAADLPGGRP; encoded by the coding sequence ATGGGCGAAGATCTCCCGACGAAGCCGACTCCGGGAACGGACCGCCTCCTTCCGGCGCTCCTGGGGGCGGGCCTTCTTCTCCGGCTGCTCATCGCCTGGGCCCCCTTCTCCTATCTCGCCGCCCGCGGGCCTCTCATCGACGACGCCTTCTATTCCCTGGGAATCGCCCGTAACCTGGCCGGCGGCCACGGCCTCACGGCCGACGGCGTGCATCAGACCTCCGGCTTTCAACCTCTATACACCTTCCTTCTGGTGCCCTTCTACCTCCTCTCCAAGAGCGACCCCATCCTTCCCATGCGCTCCGCGTTGACGCTCCTAGCGCTGGCCGGGACCGCGACCGGATGGTTTCTCTTCAGGATCACCCGGCGCCTGGCGGGCGCCGGGGCCGCGCTCTTCTCGCTGGCCCTCTGGAGCTTCTCTCCTTACTTTCTCACCCAGGGGATGAACGGGCTCGAGACGGGCCTCTTCGGGCTGTTCTTCGCCGCGGCCCTCGACCTTCACCTCGGCGCGGCGCGGAACCCCGCGAGCGCCCGCCCGCTGGTTCTGCTGGGAGTCGTCCTGGCAGGCCTGGTTCTGGCGCGGGTCGACGGCATCATCCTTGCCGTCGTCCTGCTCCTCGATCTCCTCCGGGAGGGCTCCTCGTTCCGCCGCCGTTTCGCCCGCGCCGCGACGGTGCTGTCGATCACGTCGCTGCTCGCGCTTCCCTATTTCGTCTTCCTGCGGGCGCGCTTCGGATCGTTTCTGCCGGAGTCGGGCGCCGCCACCCGGTTCATCTCGCTGTGCTACGGAACCCTGTTCGTAGCGAACCCCCAGGTTCTGTCCTACTTCCCTCCCGATCAGGCGCCCTGGAGCTATTACGCCGCAAGCCTCGGGAAGGCGGCCGGGACGCTCGCCTCCGAGCCTCTTCTCTTCCCGGCTTCCCTCCCCGTCGCGCTGCTCGGCCCGATTTCCGAAACGTGGCCGGCGGCGGTTGGCGCCGCCGGCTTCCTGGCCCTTCTGGCCAACCTCCTCCTGATCTTTCTCGGCGCCCGCTCGACTCCCCTCGAAAGTCCCTTGCGGGAGTACGGGCGGATCGCCCTGCCCACGACTTTGCTCTGGATTCCCGCCTATGCCTTTGTGGCCCTCGGTCAGTGGTGGTTCTCGCGCTACTTCTTCCCCTTGTTCCTGCTGATGCTGCCGCTCTCCGGTCTCGCCTTTCGCCGGATCGGCGAACGGCTCACGCTGTTCCGAGGGATGCGGCCCGCTTCCTACGCCGCGCTCGCCTTCGGCCTGCAGCTCCTGCTCTTCGCCTGGCAGGTCCCCGGAGCTCTCTTCACCCACCGTCCGAACCTCAACGTCTCCTCGTTCCTGAGGATGCGCTCGATCCTCGACGAGGCGATCCCGCCGGAAGCGACGGCGGGGGCGTTCCAATCGGGAACGCTCTCCTATTTCTCCGATCGAACCGTCATCAACCTGGACGGTGTCGTCAATGGCGCGGCGCTCCGGGCGCTCGAAGAGAAGCGGATGGCGGAGTACGTCCGCGGCGCCGGGATACAGGCGGTCATCGACTATCCCCTGATCCTCCAGGCGCTCCTCGTCCGGCGCTCCCCGGCGGGCGAGGCGCGGCGCCTCGGGGAGGTGCGGCAGGTCGGTCCCTTCTACCTCGTTCGGATCGCGAGCCCCGGGAGATCGGCACCGGCTCCGCCCGCCGCCGATCTCCCGGGAGGAAGGCCGTGA
- a CDS encoding ATP-binding protein: MKTSPREIRVQIESRLEFLDLVQRMAEGVCRVSGFRRDTMLNVGLAVREAVVNAIKHGNRQEVRKRVEVIFRMSPRKLVVAVRDQGAGFNPEELRNPLEDRNLFRANGRGIFFIKSFVDDVAFNRLDRGGLEVRMEKRVEHRRARAQTGRAARIKGGEAG, from the coding sequence GTGAAGACCAGCCCGCGGGAAATTCGGGTCCAAATCGAAAGCCGCCTGGAATTCCTTGATCTGGTGCAGCGGATGGCGGAGGGAGTCTGCCGGGTATCGGGATTCCGGCGTGATACCATGCTGAACGTCGGCTTGGCGGTGCGCGAAGCCGTCGTTAACGCCATCAAGCACGGGAATCGCCAGGAAGTTCGAAAGCGGGTCGAGGTGATCTTCCGGATGAGCCCCCGCAAGCTGGTGGTGGCGGTCCGGGATCAGGGGGCCGGCTTCAACCCCGAGGAGCTCCGGAATCCCTTGGAGGACCGGAACCTTTTCCGGGCCAACGGCCGAGGGATTTTTTTCATCAAGAGCTTCGTGGACGACGTGGCCTTCAACCGCCTCGATCGCGGCGGATTGGAAGTCCGGATGGAAAAACGGGTGGAGCACCGGAGGGCGCGCGCCCAGACCGGCCGAGCCGCACGGATCAAAGGAGGAGAGGCGGGATGA
- a CDS encoding DedA family protein, with protein MEDWIRIFDLGRPAAGLAVIAIAAALEYLFPPVPGDTVILLGFFLAGSGRLPWAGVVAAALIGSLVGAEAAYRIGARLGKSYFFLRRSRVAASQLPVLERYLGRYGGRLLLVNRFLPVLRGLFLYAAGTARMPWASTFFCANASNLAWVLLLAWVVHRFGASWERLEEVFKAYSSILGVLCLSYLAFTILRYSLRARMKESS; from the coding sequence TTGGAAGACTGGATTCGTATCTTCGATCTGGGACGACCCGCGGCCGGCCTCGCCGTCATCGCCATCGCCGCCGCGCTGGAGTATCTCTTCCCTCCGGTGCCCGGCGACACGGTGATCCTGCTGGGGTTTTTCCTGGCAGGGAGCGGCCGCCTTCCCTGGGCCGGAGTGGTGGCCGCCGCGCTGATCGGCTCTCTCGTGGGGGCCGAGGCGGCCTACCGGATCGGAGCGCGCCTCGGGAAATCGTATTTCTTCCTGAGACGGTCCCGGGTCGCCGCCTCGCAGCTGCCGGTGCTCGAGCGTTACTTGGGGCGCTACGGGGGGCGGCTGCTTCTGGTGAACCGGTTCCTCCCGGTGCTGCGCGGGCTCTTTCTGTACGCCGCCGGGACGGCCCGGATGCCATGGGCCAGCACGTTTTTCTGCGCCAACGCGAGCAACCTAGCCTGGGTGCTCCTCTTGGCCTGGGTCGTGCATCGATTCGGCGCGTCCTGGGAGCGTCTCGAGGAAGTTTTCAAGGCCTACAGCTCGATTCTCGGAGTCCTCTGTTTGAGCTATCTGGCGTTCACGATCCTGCGCTACAGCCTCCGGGCCCGGATGAAGGAATCATCCTGA
- a CDS encoding tetratricopeptide repeat protein, with protein sequence MKKRIAAAALALLLLLAAISAISYVGSGEAAVLDPRFGNPVVLARGFHFHAPFLSRVTHYDLEPRKVEGKVKVETRDNLNFRVLYSLKAAVDPDALLALHARRAGRPLSAVVQQLSDETVRGASSLLRADEILGTAPRERWAAALVPPSKERGLKIEDIQITPVEPRVMVNTALVYEQRRLPNAALQIAKLGVQRFPKEAGVHYGLGRIYEYQGRTAEAEEEYIQALLLDPAAREPMGRLIGALLKRREFDRARRLLDAALEKNAASAPHYNWLGITLQLEAKYDEAEQAIQKAIQLDPKNASYRAGLGALYLAKGEPARAEQALKEAIRLKPDFGLALYNLGVALAMSGKPAEAVPFLERAEQTGPVSVGLLNALARVYQEAGQSAKAIAALERSLRLQPAQPEQQKLLSQLRAKGGSPPRRSSR encoded by the coding sequence TTGAAGAAGCGCATCGCAGCGGCCGCGCTGGCCCTACTCCTTCTGCTGGCGGCTATCTCGGCGATCAGCTACGTCGGGAGCGGCGAAGCCGCCGTGCTGGATCCCCGTTTCGGGAATCCGGTGGTCCTTGCCCGAGGCTTCCACTTCCACGCCCCTTTCCTCAGCCGGGTGACCCACTACGACCTCGAGCCCCGCAAGGTCGAGGGCAAAGTGAAGGTGGAGACCCGCGACAACCTCAACTTCCGGGTGCTCTACAGCCTGAAGGCGGCGGTCGATCCGGACGCCTTGCTGGCGCTGCACGCGCGGCGCGCGGGGCGTCCTCTGTCGGCGGTGGTGCAGCAGCTGTCCGACGAGACGGTCCGCGGCGCCTCCTCCTTGCTGCGCGCCGACGAGATCCTCGGAACCGCTCCCCGCGAGCGCTGGGCCGCGGCGCTGGTCCCCCCGTCCAAGGAGCGCGGATTGAAGATCGAGGACATCCAGATCACCCCGGTGGAGCCGCGGGTGATGGTGAACACGGCGCTCGTGTACGAGCAGCGGCGGCTGCCGAACGCCGCGCTGCAGATCGCCAAGCTCGGAGTCCAGCGCTTCCCGAAAGAGGCGGGGGTCCACTACGGCCTGGGGCGCATCTACGAATATCAAGGGAGGACGGCCGAAGCGGAAGAGGAGTACATCCAGGCGCTCCTCCTGGACCCCGCCGCCCGCGAGCCGATGGGCCGGCTGATCGGCGCGCTCTTGAAGCGCCGGGAATTCGATCGGGCGCGCCGGCTGCTGGACGCCGCGCTGGAGAAGAACGCCGCCTCCGCACCCCACTACAACTGGCTGGGAATCACCCTGCAGCTCGAAGCGAAATACGACGAGGCCGAGCAGGCCATCCAGAAAGCGATCCAGCTCGATCCGAAGAATGCCAGCTATCGAGCCGGGCTCGGGGCGCTCTATCTCGCGAAAGGCGAACCGGCGCGGGCCGAGCAAGCGCTCAAGGAAGCGATCCGCCTGAAGCCCGACTTCGGCCTCGCCCTGTACAATCTGGGCGTCGCTCTGGCGATGTCCGGCAAGCCGGCGGAAGCCGTTCCCTTCCTCGAGCGCGCCGAGCAGACCGGGCCGGTCTCGGTGGGGCTGCTCAACGCCCTGGCGCGCGTCTATCAGGAGGCGGGACAGTCAGCCAAGGCAATCGCCGCCCTGGAGCGTTCCCTCAGGCTGCAGCCCGCCCAGCCGGAGCAGCAGAAGCTGCTCTCGCAGCTCCGCGCCAAGGGGGGCTCCCCGCCGCGCCGCAGCTCGCGCTGA